From the Shewanella amazonensis SB2B genome, one window contains:
- a CDS encoding metallophosphoesterase, producing MPEVLQAETGSDADTDFHDGPYVILNDARQKQAHWVCHRRLITTDVSIRLQRPKHCGALPQPTLFGPYAIDADHVSGVKTLVALSDVHGQYQVLKTLLKAHGVIDDTGNWALKDGHLVMTGDMFDRGPEVNEVLWFMYELDRAARAAGGMVHLLMGNHEQMVLQGDLRYVNDRYRISSALIGRPYDALYDRDTEIGQWLRSKNTLVKINDMLFMHGGVSPEWLERGLTITQANDLYRKHIDDEKATLKTDPLLNFLFYKGGPTWYRGYFKSELDESQIDALLKHFGVNHIVVGHTSQTRVLGLYDNRIIAIDSSIKLGNAGELLWVEGSTLLRGKYDGSKSPLISD from the coding sequence ATGCCTGAGGTTTTACAGGCAGAAACGGGCTCTGATGCCGATACAGACTTTCATGATGGCCCCTATGTCATTCTCAATGATGCGCGCCAAAAACAGGCCCATTGGGTATGTCACCGCCGATTAATCACCACAGACGTCAGCATCAGGCTGCAGCGCCCGAAACACTGCGGCGCCCTGCCCCAGCCCACCCTGTTTGGGCCCTATGCAATAGATGCTGATCATGTCAGCGGCGTGAAAACCCTGGTTGCTCTCAGTGATGTCCATGGCCAATATCAGGTGCTGAAGACACTACTGAAGGCCCATGGCGTAATTGATGATACAGGCAACTGGGCACTCAAAGACGGCCATCTGGTCATGACCGGCGATATGTTTGACCGGGGGCCTGAGGTTAACGAAGTGCTCTGGTTCATGTACGAACTCGACCGGGCTGCACGCGCCGCCGGTGGCATGGTGCACCTCTTGATGGGCAACCATGAGCAAATGGTGCTTCAGGGCGACTTACGCTACGTCAACGATCGTTACCGTATCAGCAGCGCCCTCATCGGTCGCCCCTACGATGCCCTCTACGACAGGGATACCGAAATCGGTCAGTGGCTTCGGAGTAAAAACACCCTGGTAAAGATAAACGATATGCTGTTTATGCACGGCGGCGTTAGCCCGGAGTGGCTGGAGCGCGGCCTGACCATCACCCAGGCCAACGACCTGTACCGCAAACATATCGACGATGAAAAAGCCACACTCAAGACAGACCCGTTACTGAACTTCCTCTTTTATAAGGGCGGCCCCACATGGTATCGGGGTTACTTCAAGTCAGAGCTGGATGAGTCGCAAATCGATGCTCTGCTTAAGCACTTTGGAGTCAACCACATAGTGGTTGGCCATACCTCTCAAACCCGGGTGCTTGGTCTTTACGACAACCGCATCATCGCCATCGATTCTTCCATTAAGCTGGGTAACGCCGGGGAATTGCTTTGGGTTGAGGGGAGCACCTTGCTTCGGGGCAAATACGATGGCAGCAAATCACCACTTATCAGTGATTAA
- the ettA gene encoding energy-dependent translational throttle protein EttA has protein sequence MAQFVYSMLRVGKIVPPKKQILKDISLSFFPGAKIGVLGLNGSGKSTLLRIMAGIDTEIEGEARPMPGLKIGYLPQEPQLDPNQTVREAIEEAVGDAKRALTRLDEVYAAYAEPDADFDALAKEQGELEAIIQAQDAHNLDNILERAADALRLPDWDARIEVLSGGERRRVALCRLLLEKPEMLLLDEPTNHLDAESVAWLEHFLQEYSGTVVAITHDRYFLDNAAGWILELDRGEGIPWQGNYSSWLEQKDARLKQEAATESARQKTISKELEWVRQGAKGRQSKGKARMNRFEELNNSDYQRRNETNELFIPPGPRLGDKVIEVRNLTKSYGDRVLIDNLSFSVPKGAIVGIIGANGAGKSTLFRMLSGAEQPDSGEIEIGETVKIASVEQFRDSMNNKATIWEEISGGQDIMRINNMEIPSRAYVGRFNFRGADQQKIIGTLSGGERNRVHLAKLLQAGGNVLLLDEPTNDLDVETLRALEEALLEFPGCAMVISHDRWFLDRICTHILDYRDEGQVNFYEGNYTEYSTWLKNTYGTDVVEPHRLKYKRMTK, from the coding sequence ATGGCTCAGTTTGTTTACAGCATGCTGCGGGTTGGCAAAATCGTGCCGCCCAAGAAGCAAATCCTTAAAGACATCTCCTTAAGCTTCTTCCCCGGCGCCAAGATTGGTGTTCTGGGTCTGAACGGTTCAGGTAAATCCACGTTGCTGCGCATCATGGCCGGTATCGACACCGAAATCGAAGGTGAAGCCCGCCCCATGCCCGGCCTCAAGATTGGCTACCTGCCACAGGAGCCACAGCTTGATCCGAATCAGACAGTGCGTGAAGCCATCGAAGAAGCCGTTGGCGACGCCAAGCGCGCCCTGACCCGTTTGGATGAAGTGTACGCCGCCTATGCCGAGCCGGACGCCGACTTCGACGCCCTGGCCAAGGAGCAAGGTGAGCTTGAAGCCATTATTCAGGCCCAGGATGCCCATAACCTGGACAACATCCTCGAGCGCGCCGCCGACGCCCTGCGTCTGCCGGACTGGGATGCCAGGATTGAAGTGCTGTCAGGTGGTGAACGCCGACGGGTGGCCCTGTGTCGTCTGCTGCTGGAAAAACCGGAGATGTTGCTGCTGGACGAACCCACCAACCACCTGGACGCCGAGTCTGTAGCCTGGCTTGAGCACTTCCTGCAGGAATACTCAGGTACGGTAGTGGCCATTACCCACGACCGTTACTTCCTCGACAATGCCGCCGGCTGGATTCTGGAACTGGACCGCGGCGAAGGTATCCCATGGCAGGGCAACTACTCCAGCTGGCTTGAGCAAAAAGACGCCCGTCTGAAGCAGGAAGCCGCCACCGAGAGCGCCCGTCAAAAGACCATCTCCAAGGAACTCGAGTGGGTGCGTCAGGGTGCCAAGGGCCGTCAGTCCAAGGGCAAGGCCCGTATGAACCGCTTTGAAGAGCTGAACAACTCCGATTACCAGCGCCGCAACGAGACCAACGAGCTGTTTATTCCGCCCGGACCACGTCTCGGTGACAAGGTGATTGAGGTGCGTAACCTCACCAAGAGCTATGGCGATCGTGTGCTTATCGATAATCTGTCGTTCTCGGTGCCCAAAGGTGCCATCGTGGGCATTATCGGTGCCAACGGTGCCGGCAAATCCACTCTGTTCCGTATGCTGAGCGGCGCCGAACAGCCTGACAGCGGCGAGATTGAGATCGGTGAAACCGTGAAAATCGCCTCGGTTGAGCAGTTCCGTGACTCCATGAACAACAAGGCCACCATCTGGGAAGAAATTTCCGGCGGTCAGGACATCATGCGCATCAACAACATGGAAATCCCAAGCCGCGCCTACGTGGGCCGCTTTAACTTCCGTGGTGCGGATCAGCAAAAGATCATCGGCACCCTGTCCGGTGGTGAGCGTAACCGCGTGCACCTGGCCAAGCTGCTGCAGGCCGGCGGCAACGTACTACTGCTCGACGAACCCACCAACGATCTGGACGTGGAAACCCTGCGTGCCCTCGAAGAAGCCCTGCTGGAATTCCCCGGCTGCGCCATGGTGATTTCCCACGACCGTTGGTTCCTCGACCGTATCTGTACCCACATCCTCGATTACCGTGATGAGGGCCAGGTGAACTTCTACGAAGGTAACTACACCGAGTACTCTACCTGGCTGAAGAACACCTACGGCACCGATGTGGTTGAGCCGCACCGCCTCAAGTACAAGCGCATGACCAAGTAA
- the glyA gene encoding serine hydroxymethyltransferase encodes MLKKTMNIADYDPELFKAIEDETLRQEEHIELIASENYTSPRVMQAQGSQLTNKYAEGYPGKRYYGGCEYVDIVETLAIERAKELFGATFANVQPHSGSQANSAVYMTLLQPGDTVLGMNLAHGGHLTHGSPVNFSGKLYNIIPYGIDETGKIDYDEMERLAVEHKPKMMIGGFSAYSGIVDWARMREIADKIGAYLFVDMAHVAGLVAAGVYPNPVPHAHVVTSTTHKTLAGPRGGIILSAANDEDLYKKLNSAVFPGGQGGPLMHVIAGKAVAFKEALEPEFKVYQQQVVTNAKAMVEVFLERGYKIVSGGTDNHLMLVDLIGRDLTGKEADAALGAANITVNKNSVPNDPRSPFITSGIRIGTPAITRRGFKEAEARELTHWICDVLDNAKDESVIARVKGQVLELCARFPVYG; translated from the coding sequence ATGCTGAAGAAGACCATGAATATTGCCGACTATGATCCCGAGCTGTTCAAGGCGATTGAAGACGAAACCCTTCGCCAGGAAGAGCATATCGAGCTGATTGCCTCCGAGAACTACACTTCTCCCCGCGTGATGCAGGCTCAGGGTTCACAGCTGACCAACAAGTACGCCGAAGGTTATCCTGGTAAGCGTTACTATGGTGGTTGTGAGTACGTCGACATCGTGGAAACCCTGGCCATCGAGCGCGCCAAAGAACTCTTCGGTGCCACTTTCGCCAACGTACAGCCACACTCCGGCTCTCAGGCCAACAGCGCCGTGTACATGACCCTGCTGCAGCCAGGCGACACTGTATTGGGTATGAACCTGGCCCACGGTGGTCACCTGACCCACGGCTCACCGGTAAACTTCTCTGGCAAGCTGTACAACATCATTCCTTACGGTATCGATGAAACCGGCAAGATTGACTACGACGAAATGGAACGTCTGGCCGTTGAGCACAAGCCAAAGATGATGATTGGCGGTTTCTCCGCCTATTCCGGCATCGTTGACTGGGCCCGCATGCGTGAAATCGCAGACAAAATTGGTGCTTACCTGTTTGTGGACATGGCTCACGTAGCTGGTCTCGTGGCGGCCGGTGTATATCCAAACCCGGTTCCACACGCTCACGTAGTCACTTCTACCACTCACAAGACCCTGGCCGGCCCCCGCGGCGGTATCATTCTGTCTGCTGCCAACGATGAAGACCTGTACAAGAAGCTGAACTCAGCGGTATTCCCAGGTGGTCAGGGTGGCCCATTGATGCACGTTATCGCAGGTAAAGCGGTAGCCTTCAAAGAAGCGCTGGAGCCTGAGTTCAAGGTGTACCAGCAGCAGGTTGTGACCAACGCCAAAGCCATGGTGGAAGTATTCCTCGAGCGCGGTTACAAAATCGTCTCCGGCGGCACCGACAACCACCTGATGCTGGTTGACCTGATTGGCCGCGACCTGACCGGTAAAGAAGCCGACGCCGCTCTGGGCGCTGCCAACATCACTGTGAATAAGAACTCAGTACCAAACGACCCACGTTCTCCGTTCATCACCTCCGGTATCCGTATCGGTACTCCAGCGATCACCCGTCGTGGTTTCAAAGAAGCCGAGGCCCGCGAGCTGACTCACTGGATCTGTGATGTACTGGACAACGCCAAAGACGAGAGCGTGATTGCCCGCGTGAAAGGCCAGGTACTGGAACTGTGCGCTCGTTTCCCTGTTTACGGTTAA
- the nrdR gene encoding transcriptional regulator NrdR, which yields MHCPFCNATDTKVIDSRLVGEGHQVRRRRECTECHERFTTFEGAELVMPRVIKRDGTRQPFDEEKLRSGMLKAVEKRPVSIDQIDQAMNKIKSTLRATGEREVPSEMVGNLMMDSLIELDKVAYIRFASVYRAFEDVSEFGEAIARLQK from the coding sequence ATGCACTGTCCATTTTGCAACGCAACCGACACCAAGGTGATCGACTCCCGTCTGGTGGGAGAAGGGCATCAGGTAAGGCGTCGGCGGGAGTGCACTGAATGCCACGAGCGCTTTACTACCTTTGAAGGTGCCGAACTGGTGATGCCGAGGGTCATCAAGCGTGATGGCACCCGTCAGCCATTCGATGAAGAAAAGCTGCGCAGCGGTATGCTCAAAGCCGTGGAAAAACGCCCCGTGTCCATCGATCAGATTGACCAGGCGATGAACAAGATTAAGTCAACTTTGCGTGCCACCGGCGAGCGCGAAGTGCCCTCAGAGATGGTTGGCAACCTGATGATGGACAGCCTGATTGAGCTGGATAAGGTCGCTTATATCCGCTTTGCCTCCGTATACCGCGCCTTTGAAGATGTTTCTGAGTTTGGAGAGGCCATTGCCAGGCTTCAGAAGTAA
- the ribD gene encoding bifunctional diaminohydroxyphosphoribosylaminopyrimidine deaminase/5-amino-6-(5-phosphoribosylamino)uracil reductase RibD encodes MSNNSVFSALDRAMMARAIMLAKRGQYTTRPNPNVGCVIVNDAGDIVGEGWHIRAGGPHAEVHALKAAADKARGATAYVTLEPCSHYGRTPPCAKALIDNGLKRVVVAMTDPNPQVAGRGIKLLQDAGIEVAHGLMEAEARALNPGFLSRMERKRPFVTVKVGASLDGKTALSSGESKWITGPEARRDVQRLRAKSCALITGIDTVLLDDPSLNVRHGELGSLGASLTEPELIQPIRVVLDSQRRMSTDAKLFGITGPILLVSAEPYDEKFLHSLPDFVTCLILPGSHGRIDLAALLSHLGENCNRVLVEAGGTLAGAFIAAGLCDELVLYQAPKLLGSHGRDMLQLPDYQTMAEVPGLKLIDERKVGQDWRFTFTVA; translated from the coding sequence ATGAGTAATAACAGCGTTTTTTCCGCTCTTGACCGCGCCATGATGGCCCGCGCCATCATGCTGGCCAAGCGTGGCCAGTACACCACCCGACCCAATCCCAATGTGGGCTGTGTGATAGTTAATGACGCCGGTGACATCGTTGGCGAAGGATGGCATATCCGCGCAGGCGGCCCCCATGCCGAAGTGCATGCCCTCAAGGCTGCCGCAGACAAGGCCCGGGGCGCCACTGCCTATGTCACTCTTGAGCCCTGCAGTCACTATGGACGCACACCGCCCTGCGCCAAGGCGCTGATTGACAATGGCTTAAAGCGTGTCGTGGTGGCCATGACCGACCCCAACCCCCAGGTGGCGGGCAGGGGGATTAAGCTGCTTCAGGATGCTGGCATCGAAGTGGCTCACGGCCTGATGGAAGCCGAGGCGCGCGCACTGAACCCGGGCTTTTTGTCGCGGATGGAGCGTAAACGCCCGTTTGTGACCGTCAAAGTAGGGGCGAGTCTCGACGGAAAAACCGCACTGTCCAGTGGTGAGTCCAAGTGGATAACAGGTCCCGAGGCGCGCCGCGACGTGCAAAGGCTTCGGGCCAAATCCTGCGCCCTGATTACCGGTATCGATACTGTGCTGTTGGATGACCCCAGCCTCAATGTTCGCCACGGTGAACTTGGCAGTCTGGGAGCAAGCCTGACGGAGCCCGAGCTTATCCAACCCATTCGGGTTGTGCTAGACAGTCAGCGGCGTATGAGCACTGATGCCAAACTCTTTGGTATCACTGGCCCGATACTGCTGGTGTCTGCAGAGCCATATGATGAGAAATTTTTGCACTCGCTGCCGGACTTTGTTACCTGTTTGATCCTGCCCGGTTCCCATGGCCGTATCGACCTTGCCGCACTGCTTAGCCACCTCGGTGAAAACTGCAACCGGGTGCTGGTTGAAGCCGGCGGAACCCTCGCCGGCGCCTTTATCGCCGCGGGACTTTGTGATGAGCTGGTGCTGTATCAGGCGCCAAAACTCCTTGGCAGCCATGGCCGCGATATGCTGCAACTGCCCGACTATCAGACCATGGCCGAGGTGCCGGGTCTTAAGCTTATTGATGAGCGTAAAGTGGGCCAGGATTGGCGCTTTACCTTCACTGTGGCCTGA
- a CDS encoding riboflavin synthase, with protein sequence MFTGIIEAVGQLRRIDRKGDDIRLTVASGKLDLSDVRLGDSIATNGVCLTVVECLADGYVADVSAETVKLTGFGDYRPGQAVNLEKAVTPTTRLGGHLVSGHVDGRAMVVSRSHLGKAIEFWLEAPAELARYIAHKGSITIDGVSLTVNEVDGSRFRLTIVPHTAGETTLIDLAVGDKVNLEVDQIARYLERLMQRGEESVSGGVTLDLLARSGFMR encoded by the coding sequence ATGTTTACCGGGATCATTGAAGCCGTTGGCCAGTTAAGACGAATCGATCGTAAGGGCGATGATATTCGCCTGACGGTCGCCAGTGGCAAGCTGGATTTATCCGATGTTCGCCTTGGCGACAGTATCGCCACCAATGGCGTGTGTCTGACCGTGGTGGAATGCCTTGCCGATGGTTATGTTGCCGATGTATCAGCTGAAACCGTGAAGCTCACCGGTTTTGGCGACTATCGTCCCGGCCAGGCGGTGAATCTGGAAAAGGCTGTCACCCCAACCACCCGCCTTGGCGGACACCTGGTGAGCGGCCACGTGGATGGCCGAGCCATGGTGGTCAGTCGCAGTCACCTGGGTAAAGCCATTGAGTTTTGGCTTGAAGCACCCGCCGAGCTTGCCCGTTATATTGCCCACAAGGGCTCCATTACCATTGACGGGGTGAGTCTGACTGTAAATGAAGTGGACGGCAGCCGTTTTCGCCTGACCATAGTGCCCCACACCGCAGGGGAAACCACCCTGATTGATTTGGCGGTGGGCGATAAGGTGAACCTCGAAGTGGATCAGATTGCCCGTTATCTTGAGCGATTGATGCAACGCGGGGAAGAAAGTGTCTCCGGCGGTGTGACCCTGGATTTGCTTGCCCGCAGCGGATTTATGCGCTGA
- the ribBA gene encoding bifunctional 3,4-dihydroxy-2-butanone-4-phosphate synthase/GTP cyclohydrolase II has translation MALHSIEEIIEDIRQGKMVILMDDEDRENEGDLIMAAELVTPEAINFMATYGRGLICQTMTRARCQQLNLPLMVSHNNAQFTTNFTVSIEAAQGVTTGISAHDRAVTIQAAVAKNAKASDLVQPGHIFPLMAQEGGVLTRAGHTEAGCDLARLAGLEPSGVIVEILNEDGTMARRPDLEKFSEKHGIKIGTIADLIEYRNNTETTVVREASCKLPTRFGEFMMHTFRDTIDNQLHYALVKGDVNDNVLVRVHLTNTFNDILHSERDQERSWPLEKAMARIGSEGGVLVILGNHEHDSDILAKVKAFEAEDQGQAAAPAKWQGTSRRVGVGSQILASLGVHKMRLLSSPKKYHSLSGFGLEVTEYVSGE, from the coding sequence ATGGCGCTACACAGTATCGAAGAAATCATCGAAGACATTCGTCAGGGCAAAATGGTGATCCTGATGGACGATGAAGACAGGGAAAACGAAGGCGACCTCATCATGGCCGCCGAACTGGTGACCCCGGAAGCCATTAACTTTATGGCCACCTATGGCCGTGGTCTGATTTGTCAGACCATGACCCGTGCCCGCTGCCAGCAGCTCAATCTGCCATTGATGGTCAGTCACAACAACGCCCAGTTCACCACCAACTTTACCGTGTCCATCGAGGCCGCCCAGGGGGTGACCACCGGGATTAGCGCCCACGACCGCGCCGTGACCATTCAGGCCGCGGTTGCCAAGAATGCCAAGGCTTCTGACCTGGTACAGCCCGGCCACATTTTCCCGCTGATGGCTCAGGAAGGTGGCGTGCTGACACGTGCCGGCCATACCGAAGCTGGATGTGACCTGGCGCGGCTGGCAGGCTTAGAGCCCTCCGGTGTGATTGTGGAAATCCTCAACGAAGACGGCACCATGGCCCGTCGTCCGGATCTGGAAAAATTCTCCGAGAAACACGGTATCAAGATTGGCACCATTGCCGATTTGATTGAATACCGCAACAACACTGAAACCACCGTGGTGCGGGAGGCGAGCTGTAAACTGCCGACCCGTTTCGGTGAGTTTATGATGCACACCTTCCGCGACACCATCGACAACCAGTTGCACTATGCACTGGTGAAAGGTGACGTTAATGACAATGTGCTGGTGCGGGTGCACCTGACCAACACCTTCAACGATATCCTGCATTCAGAGCGGGATCAGGAACGTTCCTGGCCATTAGAGAAGGCCATGGCCCGTATCGGCAGCGAAGGTGGCGTGCTGGTTATCCTTGGTAACCACGAACATGACAGTGATATTCTGGCCAAGGTTAAAGCCTTTGAAGCCGAAGATCAGGGCCAGGCCGCAGCGCCTGCCAAGTGGCAGGGGACTTCACGCCGCGTGGGTGTGGGTTCTCAAATTCTGGCCTCCCTGGGGGTTCACAAGATGCGCCTCCTGAGTTCACCCAAGAAGTACCACTCACTGTCGGGCTTTGGTCTGGAAGTGACCGAGTACGTCTCAGGCGAGTAA
- the ribH gene encoding 6,7-dimethyl-8-ribityllumazine synthase, which produces MHIVEGHIEAKSAKVAIVVSRFNSFVVESLLSGAIDTLKRFGQVSEDNITVVRVPGAFELPLAAKKVAASGKFDGIIALGAVIRGGTPHFDFVAGECNKGLAQVSLEFNTPVSFGVLTTDTIEQAIERSGTKAGNKGGEAALGLLEMVNVLNAIDKEL; this is translated from the coding sequence ATGCACATAGTAGAAGGTCATATCGAAGCCAAATCTGCCAAAGTGGCGATTGTGGTATCACGTTTCAACAGTTTTGTGGTTGAGAGCCTGCTGTCAGGCGCCATCGATACGCTCAAGCGTTTTGGCCAGGTCAGCGAAGACAACATCACTGTAGTGCGCGTTCCGGGCGCCTTCGAATTGCCGCTCGCTGCCAAGAAAGTTGCTGCTTCAGGCAAGTTTGACGGCATCATTGCGCTGGGCGCCGTGATCCGTGGTGGTACTCCTCACTTTGACTTTGTTGCCGGTGAGTGCAACAAGGGACTGGCCCAGGTTTCCCTGGAATTCAACACTCCAGTGTCTTTCGGTGTATTGACCACGGATACCATTGAGCAAGCCATCGAGCGCTCAGGTACCAAGGCCGGCAACAAGGGCGGCGAAGCTGCTCTGGGCCTGCTGGAAATGGTCAATGTACTTAATGCTATTGATAAAGAGCTGTAA
- the nusB gene encoding transcription antitermination factor NusB — protein MKPSERRKARRLAVQAIYSWQLSGNNVADVEHEFLTEQELDGVDVAYFRELFAGAATKTAQLDEKLKPLLDRPLEEVSPVEKAILRLAVYELTFRKDVPYKVVINEAIELAKSFGAEDGHKFVNGILDKLVARN, from the coding sequence ATGAAGCCTTCAGAGCGCCGTAAGGCCCGTCGCCTGGCGGTCCAAGCTATCTATTCCTGGCAACTGAGCGGCAATAACGTTGCCGATGTCGAGCACGAGTTCCTGACCGAACAAGAGCTGGACGGTGTCGATGTTGCTTACTTCCGGGAGTTGTTTGCTGGCGCTGCAACCAAAACCGCTCAGCTGGATGAAAAGCTGAAACCCCTGCTCGATCGTCCTCTTGAGGAAGTGTCACCAGTAGAAAAAGCCATTTTGCGCCTGGCAGTCTACGAGCTGACTTTCCGCAAGGACGTGCCTTACAAGGTGGTGATCAACGAAGCCATCGAGCTGGCCAAATCCTTCGGTGCCGAAGACGGACACAAATTCGTTAACGGTATTTTGGATAAGCTGGTTGCACGCAACTAA
- the thiL gene encoding thiamine-phosphate kinase produces MKEFQLIDQYFCGRGPVRRDVKHGIGDDCALVQPAEHKQIAISCDTLIEGVHFFNDMPAWALGYKALAVNLSDLAAMGAEPAWFTLGLSLPSVDESWLAAFSEGLFEAAEYYGIALIGGDTTQSPVKVIAVTINGQVPEGKALTRYGARSGDWIYVTGSLGDSALGLDILRGRQQSRPEHSEYLIERHYRPTPRVLAGQSLRGLASSAIDLSDGLMSDLGHVLKASNVGAYIDVEKLPLSQAMKDSVPLEQALGYALTGGEDYELLFTVPEAQRGALEIALANAGVKFFRIGQITAGSTLKLTHNGEPFTPMNKGFEHF; encoded by the coding sequence GTGAAAGAATTCCAACTTATCGATCAGTATTTCTGTGGCCGTGGCCCGGTGCGTCGGGATGTTAAACACGGTATTGGCGACGACTGTGCCCTGGTTCAACCGGCTGAGCACAAGCAGATTGCCATCTCCTGTGACACCCTGATAGAAGGGGTGCATTTCTTCAACGATATGCCTGCCTGGGCACTGGGTTACAAGGCGCTTGCCGTCAACCTGTCAGACTTGGCCGCCATGGGCGCCGAGCCAGCCTGGTTTACTCTTGGCCTTAGTTTACCATCGGTGGATGAAAGCTGGCTCGCTGCCTTTAGCGAAGGCCTGTTTGAGGCCGCCGAATATTATGGTATCGCGCTGATTGGCGGCGATACCACCCAAAGCCCTGTGAAGGTCATAGCCGTTACCATCAATGGTCAGGTGCCCGAAGGCAAGGCGCTCACACGCTACGGTGCCCGTAGCGGCGACTGGATTTACGTTACTGGCTCGTTGGGAGACTCTGCGTTGGGGCTGGATATCCTCAGAGGACGTCAGCAAAGTCGCCCGGAGCACAGTGAGTACCTGATTGAGCGTCATTACCGACCTACACCAAGGGTACTTGCTGGCCAATCTTTGCGAGGTCTGGCATCCAGTGCCATCGACCTGTCCGATGGTTTGATGTCTGATCTTGGCCATGTGCTGAAGGCGTCCAATGTGGGTGCCTACATTGACGTGGAAAAGTTACCCCTGTCACAGGCGATGAAGGACTCGGTGCCGCTTGAGCAGGCGCTTGGGTATGCGCTCACCGGTGGAGAGGACTACGAGCTGCTCTTTACCGTGCCAGAGGCGCAACGTGGTGCGCTGGAAATTGCGCTGGCCAATGCCGGGGTGAAGTTTTTCCGCATCGGGCAAATCACGGCGGGCAGCACCCTCAAGCTGACCCATAACGGTGAGCCTTTCACACCGATGAACAAAGGTTTTGAGCATTTCTGA